The following proteins come from a genomic window of Notamacropus eugenii isolate mMacEug1 chromosome X, mMacEug1.pri_v2, whole genome shotgun sequence:
- the LOC140516402 gene encoding uncharacterized protein isoform X4: protein MAAAIWKFEAALKAWVERRTPAKIWVQTQAKDHFWVPEAAAAEAQGRAVPGKVERPGAPQASQWLRPWSVPDFPSTSAQPSASGPAAGATTAEVPTGMAKAPVTAVVAEAKADRKRKKEMARTVADDRKKGRSHDSHIDMSLDDFIKLQRKERDRAEQYKRREGTRYRDQAYYQNSGFSEGPQRLRRQFGPRNNYRRNDSNSYKPRAFRGIDRRGPFDRNKEASEENKKRESTARRFRNQNSRSERFGRQLSPGPANKSLPNDARRTTKQKERRENTVTRNQEKPRQTYEEECRSSSRYQVQNKPGATRTFSVASPQEDKNKEYKRTNGETSFQNNKRDRHNTKKLQPKGVFLRRSFEAVTHRTNMTLNERFSGMQNTEEDSNVNRWERIVTIP, encoded by the exons ATGGCAGCTGCCATATGGAAATTCGAAGCCGCGCTGAAGGCCTGGGTCGAGCGCCGGACCCCGGCCAAGATCTGGGTCCAGACCCAGGCCAAGGACCATTTCTGGGTCCCAGAGGCAGCTGCTGCGGAGGCCCAAGGCCGCGCTGTGCCAGGAAAGGTGGAGAGGCCCGGGGCCCCCCAGGCCTCGCAGTGGCTCCGGCCCTGGTCGGTTCCTGACTTTCCTTCAACATCCGCCCAGCCCTCAGCTTCAGGCCCAGCAGCGGGGGCGACCACGGCAGAGGTGCCAACAGGGATGGCGAAGGCACCGGTGACCGCTGTGGTGGCCGAGGCTAAGGCggacaggaagaggaagaaggagatggcaagGACCGTGGCAGACGACCGGAAGAAGGGCCGCAGCCACGACTCACACATCGACATGTCTCTGG ATGACTTCATAAAGCTTCAACGGAAGGAGCGCGACCGTGCAGAGCAATATAAAAGAAGAGAGGGTACCAGATACAGAGACCAGGCTTACTACCAGAATTCTGGATTTTCCGAGG GACCCCAGCGATTAAGGAGGCAGTTTGGACCCCGGAATAATTACAGAAGAAACGATTCGAATTCCTACAAGCCAAGGGCATTTCGTGGCATCGACAGGCGGGGCCCATTTGACAGAAACAAGGAAGCTTCTGAG gagaataaaaaaagggaatCAACAGCTAGACGGTTCAGGAACCAAAACAGCAGATCTGAGAGATTTGGAAGACAGCTGAGTCCTGGGCCAGCAAACAAATCATTGCCAAATGATGCGAGAAG AACAACCAAGCAGAAAGAGCGAAGGGAGAATACAGTGACCAGGAACCAGGAG AAACCACGGCAGACATATGAGGAGGAATGTCGAAGCAGCAGCAG ATACCAAGTGCAGAACAAACCTGGAGCAACCCGCACATTTTCTGTTGCTAGTCCTCAAGAGGACAAAAATAAGGA ATATAAAAGAACCAATGGGGAAACTTCATTTCAGAACAATAAAAGGGACCGGCATAACACCAAGAAGCTTCAGCCCAAAGGGGTCTTCTTAAGACGCAGTTTCGAGGCTGTCACCCATCGG ACTAACATGACCCTCAATGAGAGATTCTCTGGAATGCAGAACACCGAAGAGGATTCGAATGTTAACAGATGGGAGAGAATCGTCACAATACCTTAA
- the LOC140516402 gene encoding uncharacterized protein isoform X2 yields the protein MAAAIWKFEAALKAWVERRTPAKIWVQTQAKDHFWVPEAAAAEAQGRAVPGKVERPGAPQASQWLRPWSVPDFPSTSAQPSASGPAAGATTAEVPTGMAKAPVTAVVAEAKADRKRKKEMARTVADDRKKGRSHDSHIDMSLDDFIKLQRKERDRAEQYKRREGTRYRDQAYYQNSGFSEGPQRLRRQFGPRNNYRRNDSNSYKPRAFRGIDRRGPFDRNKEASEENKKRESTARRFRNQNSRSERFGRQLSPGPANKSLPNDARRTTKQKERRENTVTRNQEKPRQTYEEECRSSSSFSGRYQVQNKPGATRTFSVASPQEDKNKEYKRTNGETSFQNNKRDRHNTKKLQPKGVFLRRSFEAVTHRTNMTLNERFSGMQNTEEDSNVNRWERIVTIP from the exons ATGGCAGCTGCCATATGGAAATTCGAAGCCGCGCTGAAGGCCTGGGTCGAGCGCCGGACCCCGGCCAAGATCTGGGTCCAGACCCAGGCCAAGGACCATTTCTGGGTCCCAGAGGCAGCTGCTGCGGAGGCCCAAGGCCGCGCTGTGCCAGGAAAGGTGGAGAGGCCCGGGGCCCCCCAGGCCTCGCAGTGGCTCCGGCCCTGGTCGGTTCCTGACTTTCCTTCAACATCCGCCCAGCCCTCAGCTTCAGGCCCAGCAGCGGGGGCGACCACGGCAGAGGTGCCAACAGGGATGGCGAAGGCACCGGTGACCGCTGTGGTGGCCGAGGCTAAGGCggacaggaagaggaagaaggagatggcaagGACCGTGGCAGACGACCGGAAGAAGGGCCGCAGCCACGACTCACACATCGACATGTCTCTGG ATGACTTCATAAAGCTTCAACGGAAGGAGCGCGACCGTGCAGAGCAATATAAAAGAAGAGAGGGTACCAGATACAGAGACCAGGCTTACTACCAGAATTCTGGATTTTCCGAGG GACCCCAGCGATTAAGGAGGCAGTTTGGACCCCGGAATAATTACAGAAGAAACGATTCGAATTCCTACAAGCCAAGGGCATTTCGTGGCATCGACAGGCGGGGCCCATTTGACAGAAACAAGGAAGCTTCTGAG gagaataaaaaaagggaatCAACAGCTAGACGGTTCAGGAACCAAAACAGCAGATCTGAGAGATTTGGAAGACAGCTGAGTCCTGGGCCAGCAAACAAATCATTGCCAAATGATGCGAGAAG AACAACCAAGCAGAAAGAGCGAAGGGAGAATACAGTGACCAGGAACCAGGAG AAACCACGGCAGACATATGAGGAGGAATGTCGAAGCAGCAGCAG CTTTTCTGGCAGATACCAAGTGCAGAACAAACCTGGAGCAACCCGCACATTTTCTGTTGCTAGTCCTCAAGAGGACAAAAATAAGGA ATATAAAAGAACCAATGGGGAAACTTCATTTCAGAACAATAAAAGGGACCGGCATAACACCAAGAAGCTTCAGCCCAAAGGGGTCTTCTTAAGACGCAGTTTCGAGGCTGTCACCCATCGG ACTAACATGACCCTCAATGAGAGATTCTCTGGAATGCAGAACACCGAAGAGGATTCGAATGTTAACAGATGGGAGAGAATCGTCACAATACCTTAA
- the LOC140516402 gene encoding uncharacterized protein isoform X3, which produces MAAAIWKFEAALKAWVERRTPAKIWVQTQAKDHFWVPEAAAAEAQGRAVPGKVERPGAPQASQWLRPWSVPDFPSTSAQPSASGPAAGATTAEVPTGMAKAPVTAVVAEAKADRKRKKEMARTVADDRKKGRSHDSHIDMSLDDFIKLQRKERDRAEQYKRREGTRYRDQAYYQNSGFSEGPQRLRRQFGPRNNYRRNDSNSYKPRAFRGIDRRGPFDRNKEASEENKKRESTARRFRNQNSRSERFGRQLSPGPANKSLPNDARSRTTKQKERRENTVTRNQEKPRQTYEEECRSSSRYQVQNKPGATRTFSVASPQEDKNKEYKRTNGETSFQNNKRDRHNTKKLQPKGVFLRRSFEAVTHRTNMTLNERFSGMQNTEEDSNVNRWERIVTIP; this is translated from the exons ATGGCAGCTGCCATATGGAAATTCGAAGCCGCGCTGAAGGCCTGGGTCGAGCGCCGGACCCCGGCCAAGATCTGGGTCCAGACCCAGGCCAAGGACCATTTCTGGGTCCCAGAGGCAGCTGCTGCGGAGGCCCAAGGCCGCGCTGTGCCAGGAAAGGTGGAGAGGCCCGGGGCCCCCCAGGCCTCGCAGTGGCTCCGGCCCTGGTCGGTTCCTGACTTTCCTTCAACATCCGCCCAGCCCTCAGCTTCAGGCCCAGCAGCGGGGGCGACCACGGCAGAGGTGCCAACAGGGATGGCGAAGGCACCGGTGACCGCTGTGGTGGCCGAGGCTAAGGCggacaggaagaggaagaaggagatggcaagGACCGTGGCAGACGACCGGAAGAAGGGCCGCAGCCACGACTCACACATCGACATGTCTCTGG ATGACTTCATAAAGCTTCAACGGAAGGAGCGCGACCGTGCAGAGCAATATAAAAGAAGAGAGGGTACCAGATACAGAGACCAGGCTTACTACCAGAATTCTGGATTTTCCGAGG GACCCCAGCGATTAAGGAGGCAGTTTGGACCCCGGAATAATTACAGAAGAAACGATTCGAATTCCTACAAGCCAAGGGCATTTCGTGGCATCGACAGGCGGGGCCCATTTGACAGAAACAAGGAAGCTTCTGAG gagaataaaaaaagggaatCAACAGCTAGACGGTTCAGGAACCAAAACAGCAGATCTGAGAGATTTGGAAGACAGCTGAGTCCTGGGCCAGCAAACAAATCATTGCCAAATGATGCGAGAAG CAGAACAACCAAGCAGAAAGAGCGAAGGGAGAATACAGTGACCAGGAACCAGGAG AAACCACGGCAGACATATGAGGAGGAATGTCGAAGCAGCAGCAG ATACCAAGTGCAGAACAAACCTGGAGCAACCCGCACATTTTCTGTTGCTAGTCCTCAAGAGGACAAAAATAAGGA ATATAAAAGAACCAATGGGGAAACTTCATTTCAGAACAATAAAAGGGACCGGCATAACACCAAGAAGCTTCAGCCCAAAGGGGTCTTCTTAAGACGCAGTTTCGAGGCTGTCACCCATCGG ACTAACATGACCCTCAATGAGAGATTCTCTGGAATGCAGAACACCGAAGAGGATTCGAATGTTAACAGATGGGAGAGAATCGTCACAATACCTTAA
- the LOC140516402 gene encoding uncharacterized protein isoform X1: protein MAAAIWKFEAALKAWVERRTPAKIWVQTQAKDHFWVPEAAAAEAQGRAVPGKVERPGAPQASQWLRPWSVPDFPSTSAQPSASGPAAGATTAEVPTGMAKAPVTAVVAEAKADRKRKKEMARTVADDRKKGRSHDSHIDMSLDDFIKLQRKERDRAEQYKRREGTRYRDQAYYQNSGFSEGPQRLRRQFGPRNNYRRNDSNSYKPRAFRGIDRRGPFDRNKEASEENKKRESTARRFRNQNSRSERFGRQLSPGPANKSLPNDARSRTTKQKERRENTVTRNQEKPRQTYEEECRSSSSFSGRYQVQNKPGATRTFSVASPQEDKNKEYKRTNGETSFQNNKRDRHNTKKLQPKGVFLRRSFEAVTHRTNMTLNERFSGMQNTEEDSNVNRWERIVTIP, encoded by the exons ATGGCAGCTGCCATATGGAAATTCGAAGCCGCGCTGAAGGCCTGGGTCGAGCGCCGGACCCCGGCCAAGATCTGGGTCCAGACCCAGGCCAAGGACCATTTCTGGGTCCCAGAGGCAGCTGCTGCGGAGGCCCAAGGCCGCGCTGTGCCAGGAAAGGTGGAGAGGCCCGGGGCCCCCCAGGCCTCGCAGTGGCTCCGGCCCTGGTCGGTTCCTGACTTTCCTTCAACATCCGCCCAGCCCTCAGCTTCAGGCCCAGCAGCGGGGGCGACCACGGCAGAGGTGCCAACAGGGATGGCGAAGGCACCGGTGACCGCTGTGGTGGCCGAGGCTAAGGCggacaggaagaggaagaaggagatggcaagGACCGTGGCAGACGACCGGAAGAAGGGCCGCAGCCACGACTCACACATCGACATGTCTCTGG ATGACTTCATAAAGCTTCAACGGAAGGAGCGCGACCGTGCAGAGCAATATAAAAGAAGAGAGGGTACCAGATACAGAGACCAGGCTTACTACCAGAATTCTGGATTTTCCGAGG GACCCCAGCGATTAAGGAGGCAGTTTGGACCCCGGAATAATTACAGAAGAAACGATTCGAATTCCTACAAGCCAAGGGCATTTCGTGGCATCGACAGGCGGGGCCCATTTGACAGAAACAAGGAAGCTTCTGAG gagaataaaaaaagggaatCAACAGCTAGACGGTTCAGGAACCAAAACAGCAGATCTGAGAGATTTGGAAGACAGCTGAGTCCTGGGCCAGCAAACAAATCATTGCCAAATGATGCGAGAAG CAGAACAACCAAGCAGAAAGAGCGAAGGGAGAATACAGTGACCAGGAACCAGGAG AAACCACGGCAGACATATGAGGAGGAATGTCGAAGCAGCAGCAG CTTTTCTGGCAGATACCAAGTGCAGAACAAACCTGGAGCAACCCGCACATTTTCTGTTGCTAGTCCTCAAGAGGACAAAAATAAGGA ATATAAAAGAACCAATGGGGAAACTTCATTTCAGAACAATAAAAGGGACCGGCATAACACCAAGAAGCTTCAGCCCAAAGGGGTCTTCTTAAGACGCAGTTTCGAGGCTGTCACCCATCGG ACTAACATGACCCTCAATGAGAGATTCTCTGGAATGCAGAACACCGAAGAGGATTCGAATGTTAACAGATGGGAGAGAATCGTCACAATACCTTAA